CTTTGATAATGGGAATACCGCAAAGCAGAATAGCGATCCAGGCAGGGTCGACAGGAAATGAACCGATTTCAAAAAAGCTCAGAATAAGAGCCGGAAGAGAAAGAACGAGAAAAAGAATCGTTCTCTTTTCCTCATTCTTGAAAAATGTTAGCACATCACCTACTCCTTTCCCTCATATACCTATAGGGGTATATGTATATATTACGAAAGTAATTGTACCCCTACGGGTATACGTTTGTCAATAAAAATACCTTTGCAGGAAAACCTCTGAAAGGTATCAGATGACATGCAGAACACTTTGAGAGTAGCGTGGTGAAACCCCGCAATTGAATGGAAAGCTTGCTTGACGTTTCTATGCGGCAATGTTATTCTATAAATGGAAAGTATGCTTTCCATAGAAAGGGGAGAGGCCGACAGTGAAGAATCGGTTGGAAGAAATACGCAAGCAGCGCGGCATTCGGCAGGAAGAGCTGGCCGCCGCCCTGGCGGTATCCAGGCAAACCATCGGCTCGCTGGAAAATGGGCGCTACAATCCATCCATTATACTGGCTTTCAAGATCGCCCGGTTTTTCGGAATGAGCATCGAAGAGATTTTTATCTATGAAGAGGAGGAGTACGATGAAAAATGACAGCGTCAAAAAATATATGGGATTGACTGTGCTGGGGTTTGTGCTGTTGGCCGCAGGATTGGGACTCATAAAATGGCAGGGGGATGCCGAAGGGATGCTGCACACCTTGCCCTATATCTGTGTTGGAGTCGGCGCAGGTGTATTCGGCAGCAATCTGGGGACGGCGATAAGGCTCCGTCAATTCAAAAAACATCCGGAAACTGCCAGGCAGATAGAAATCGAAGAAAAGGACGAGCGCAACATAGCGATCAGCAACCAAGCCAAGGCCAAAGCCTATGACCTAATGCTGGTGCTATACAGCGCACTGCTTTTAGGGTTTGCACTCATGCAGGTGGCTCTTCAGGTGATATTGATTTTAGTAGGGGGATATCTCTTGGTTGTATTTACTATGGTGTACTATCTTGCTAAATATCAGAAGGAGATGTGAAGTATGGTTGGAATGATCGAACGGACGATTGCCGGCTTGCAGCGCAACAACATGGCAGGGTATTTTGTCCATAATCGGCAGGAATTAATGGCGCTTTTGTCCGGCCTGATGGAAAAGGGACAGACAGTTGGCTGCGGCGATTCGGTGACATTAGAAGAGCTGGGGGTCTTTGATTTCCTGCGCAGGGGGGATTATATTTTTTATGATAAATACGTGCCGGGCCTGACCTCTGAAGATAAGCGAAGGTTGTATATTCAAAACTTTGCCGCAGATACCTTTATCA
This genomic stretch from Desulfitobacterium chlororespirans DSM 11544 harbors:
- a CDS encoding helix-turn-helix transcriptional regulator encodes the protein MKNRLEEIRKQRGIRQEELAAALAVSRQTIGSLENGRYNPSIILAFKIARFFGMSIEEIFIYEEEEYDEK